A DNA window from Rhodococcus sp. Z13 contains the following coding sequences:
- a CDS encoding cob(I)yrinic acid a,c-diamide adenosyltransferase, with product MAVHLTRIYTRTGDDGTTGLSDFSRVSKNDPRLIAYADCDETNAAIGVALALGSIPERIVPVLRQIQNDLFDAGADLSTPVVENPKYPPLRITQQYIDRLEGWCDEFNEELEPLKSFILPGGTPAAALLHTARTVARRAERSAWAAVAAYPDDTNVLPAKYLNRLSDLLFILSRITNPEGDVLWKPGAGA from the coding sequence ATGGCAGTCCACCTCACACGGATCTACACGCGCACCGGAGACGACGGAACCACCGGGCTCAGCGACTTCTCCCGGGTGTCGAAGAACGACCCTCGCCTGATCGCCTACGCCGACTGCGACGAGACCAACGCGGCGATCGGTGTCGCTCTCGCGCTGGGGTCGATCCCGGAACGGATCGTCCCGGTCCTGCGGCAGATCCAGAACGATCTCTTCGACGCCGGGGCCGACCTGTCCACCCCGGTGGTCGAGAACCCGAAGTATCCCCCGTTGCGGATCACGCAGCAGTACATCGACCGGCTCGAGGGCTGGTGCGACGAGTTCAACGAGGAACTCGAACCTCTGAAGTCGTTCATCCTCCCGGGCGGAACCCCGGCGGCGGCGCTGCTGCACACGGCCCGCACGGTCGCCCGGCGGGCGGAGCGGTCGGCATGGGCGGCGGTGGCCGCGTATCCGGACGACACGAACGTGTTGCCGGCCAAGTACCTGAACCGGCTCTCGGACCTGCTGTTCATCCTCAGCCGGATCACCAATCCGGAGGGTGACGTGTTGTGGAAGCCCGGAGCGGGCGCGTGA
- a CDS encoding IS3 family transposase (programmed frameshift) produces the protein MARRRHTPEQIIRKLREGEKLLGEKFSIEDVCKHLEVSEATWHRWQSQYGGMKSDDVKRLKELEKENARLKKMVADQALDIDMLKELNPGKLVSPDRRRRAVEVLRERFGVSERRACKVAGQSRSVQRRRPTIAETERTLRERLREISRRHPRWGWRKAHALCRAEGMAVNHKRTQRLWREEGLRRPVKVRKKRRIGEGRNQRLRATYPDQMWALDFQVDATVDGRQVRFLNVVDEFTREALATQAFRSCTSDQLIGVLERIIAETGRVPAHIRMDNGTEMTAYAMRDWCRFTGVDASFIDPGSPWQNGICESFNGRFRDEFLACEVFHSLTEVQVLADDWRIEYNSYRPHGSLGFRSPEAFRAHWLETEGRQQLQLA, from the exons ATGGCACGACGACGGCATACTCCGGAGCAGATCATCCGCAAGCTCCGCGAAGGCGAGAAACTTCTAGGCGAGAAGTTCTCGATCGAAGATGTCTGCAAGCACCTCGAAGTCTCCGAGGCGACCTGGCATCGCTGGCAGTCCCAGTACGGCGGCATGAAATCCGACGACGTCAAACGACTCAAGGAACTCGAGAAGGAGAATGCGCGGCTGAAGAAGATGGTCGCCGACCAGGCTCTCGACATCGACATGCTCAAGGAGTTGAACC CGGGGAAACTGGTGAGTCCGGACCGCCGCCGCAGGGCCGTGGAGGTACTGCGGGAGCGGTTCGGGGTTTCCGAACGGCGTGCCTGCAAGGTTGCTGGACAATCCCGCTCGGTGCAGCGCCGCCGGCCGACCATCGCCGAGACCGAGCGAACCCTGCGGGAGCGATTACGGGAGATCTCTCGCCGTCATCCCCGATGGGGCTGGCGCAAAGCCCACGCCCTCTGTCGGGCAGAAGGCATGGCCGTCAATCATAAACGCACACAGCGATTGTGGCGTGAGGAAGGCTTGAGGCGTCCGGTCAAAGTCCGCAAGAAGCGCCGGATCGGCGAGGGTCGCAATCAACGGTTGCGGGCCACGTACCCGGACCAGATGTGGGCGTTGGACTTCCAGGTCGATGCCACGGTCGACGGCCGTCAGGTGCGGTTCCTCAATGTCGTCGATGAGTTCACCCGAGAGGCCCTTGCGACGCAGGCGTTTCGGTCCTGCACCTCGGATCAGTTGATCGGGGTGCTCGAGCGGATCATCGCCGAGACCGGCCGCGTACCGGCGCATATCCGGATGGACAACGGTACGGAGATGACCGCGTACGCGATGCGGGACTGGTGCCGGTTCACCGGTGTGGATGCCTCGTTCATCGATCCGGGTTCGCCGTGGCAGAACGGGATCTGTGAGTCGTTCAACGGGCGTTTTCGGGACGAGTTCCTCGCCTGCGAGGTGTTCCATTCCTTGACCGAGGTGCAGGTCCTTGCTGACGATTGGCGGATCGAGTACAACAGTTATCGGCCGCACGGATCGCTCGGGTTCCGTTCACCCGAGGCGTTCCGGGCACACTGGTTGGAGACCGAGGGTAGACAACAACTACAGCTCGCATAG
- a CDS encoding adenylate/guanylate cyclase domain-containing protein, producing MPARSYRTAPLGSAILGEPAEPLRRQRIRIQTLLTFSLIGTHLVGALIVAALINVVIPGPSVLRSEFLVVTAILAPVYVVTAIVVGSVVGTRKALQRLRWALEDRPPTPKEQRIALRMPWRTTLQQGALWFIGLVLFTTSFGIIDPQTIPKVSLTITLAGVTVCGFAYMFTEFALRPIAARALEAGMPRRPRLAGTTGRVMLAWALGSAIPVIGLLLIAVFSFVRPVTPTRLAITILAIGGLALVTGSLLMFLTIRSSLAPIESVRAGMQRIESGDLDTAVIVYDGTELGQLQTGFNRMAEGLRERERLRDVFGKHVGREVAAAALADPGTLGGQERDVAVVFVDIVGSTTLAATRPPTEVVAMLNRFFAVVVDEVHDAGGFVNKFEGDAALAIFGAPVALDDAPGCALRAARRMAQRLAEEVPECRAGIGVTAGRAVAGNIGAQERFEYTVIGDPVNEAARLSDLAKTVPGDVVASSTAVQLASEEERARWEFGDEVVLRGRTEATRLALPHSS from the coding sequence ATGCCCGCACGCAGTTACCGCACCGCCCCGCTCGGTTCGGCGATCCTGGGAGAGCCGGCCGAGCCCCTCCGGCGGCAACGCATCCGTATCCAGACGCTGCTGACCTTCTCTCTGATCGGCACCCACCTCGTCGGTGCGCTGATCGTCGCAGCGCTCATCAACGTCGTCATCCCCGGACCGTCGGTGCTGAGGTCCGAGTTCCTCGTGGTCACCGCGATTCTCGCGCCGGTCTACGTCGTCACCGCCATCGTGGTGGGATCCGTCGTGGGGACCCGCAAGGCCCTGCAACGGTTGCGATGGGCACTCGAGGACCGTCCGCCCACCCCGAAGGAACAGAGGATCGCACTGCGGATGCCCTGGCGCACCACACTTCAGCAGGGTGCCCTGTGGTTCATCGGGCTCGTGTTGTTCACCACGAGTTTCGGGATCATCGATCCGCAGACGATCCCGAAGGTGTCCCTGACGATCACGCTCGCCGGGGTGACGGTCTGCGGATTCGCGTACATGTTCACCGAATTCGCGCTGCGGCCGATCGCTGCGCGGGCTCTCGAGGCGGGGATGCCGCGCCGACCGCGGCTGGCGGGCACCACCGGCAGGGTGATGCTCGCGTGGGCGCTCGGCAGCGCGATCCCCGTGATCGGACTGCTCCTCATCGCGGTGTTCAGCTTCGTCCGGCCCGTCACCCCCACACGCCTGGCGATCACGATCCTCGCGATCGGCGGCCTGGCACTGGTGACGGGCTCGCTGTTGATGTTCCTGACGATCCGCTCGAGCCTGGCTCCCATCGAGTCGGTGCGGGCCGGGATGCAGCGCATCGAATCCGGTGACCTCGACACCGCCGTGATCGTGTACGACGGCACCGAACTCGGCCAGCTCCAGACAGGGTTCAACCGGATGGCCGAGGGACTGCGCGAACGCGAACGGCTGCGTGACGTCTTCGGCAAGCACGTCGGCCGGGAGGTCGCGGCCGCGGCGCTGGCAGATCCCGGAACCCTGGGAGGTCAGGAACGCGACGTCGCGGTCGTCTTCGTCGACATCGTCGGCTCCACGACGCTGGCGGCCACCAGGCCACCCACCGAGGTCGTCGCGATGCTCAACCGGTTCTTCGCGGTCGTCGTCGACGAGGTGCACGATGCCGGCGGGTTCGTGAACAAGTTCGAGGGAGACGCCGCGCTCGCCATCTTCGGTGCCCCTGTGGCACTGGACGACGCGCCGGGCTGTGCGCTGCGGGCAGCCCGGCGTATGGCGCAGCGTCTCGCGGAGGAGGTCCCGGAGTGCCGGGCCGGCATCGGTGTCACCGCGGGACGTGCGGTGGCCGGGAACATCGGTGCCCAGGAGCGGTTCGAATACACGGTGATCGGCGACCCGGTCAACGAGGCGGCACGTCTGTCGGACCTCGCGAAGACCGTGCCGGGAGACGTCGTCGCGTCCTCGACCGCGGTGCAGCTCGCTTCCGAGGAGGAACGGGCCCGCTGGGAGTTCGGTGACGAGGTCGTGCTGCGGGGCCGGACGGAAGCGACGCGACTGGCTCTTCCTCACTCTTCCTGA
- the nucS gene encoding endonuclease NucS — MRLVIARCRVDYIGRLTAHLPTARRLLLVKADGSVSIHADDRAYKPLNWMSPPCWMEEESVEDAEALWVVTNKAGEQLRITLEEIDHDSTHELGVDPGLIKDGVEAHLQELLAEHVETLGEGYTLIRREYPTAIGPVDLLCRDADGGTVAVEVKRRGEIDGVEQLTRYLELLNRDPLLAPVSGVFAAQQIKPQARTLATDRGIRCLVLDYEALRGIESTEFRLF; from the coding sequence GTGCGTCTCGTGATTGCCCGTTGCCGTGTGGACTACATCGGACGCCTGACGGCACATCTGCCGACGGCTCGTCGTCTGCTGCTCGTCAAGGCGGACGGTTCGGTGAGTATCCACGCGGACGACCGTGCCTACAAACCCCTGAACTGGATGAGCCCTCCCTGCTGGATGGAGGAGGAGTCCGTCGAGGACGCCGAAGCACTGTGGGTGGTCACCAACAAGGCCGGTGAACAGCTGCGCATCACGCTCGAGGAGATCGACCACGACTCCACCCACGAGCTGGGCGTCGACCCGGGTCTGATCAAGGACGGTGTCGAGGCGCACCTGCAGGAACTGCTCGCCGAGCACGTCGAGACCCTCGGGGAGGGGTACACCCTCATCCGGCGCGAGTACCCGACGGCGATCGGCCCGGTCGACCTGCTGTGCCGCGACGCGGACGGCGGAACCGTCGCCGTCGAGGTCAAGCGGCGCGGTGAGATCGACGGTGTCGAGCAGCTCACCCGCTATCTCGAACTGCTCAACCGGGATCCGCTGCTGGCTCCGGTGAGCGGGGTGTTCGCCGCGCAGCAGATCAAGCCGCAGGCGCGCACCCTCGCCACCGATCGCGGTATCCGCTGCCTCGTGCTGGACTACGAGGCCCTGCGCGGTATCGAGAGCACCGAGTTCAGATTGTTCTGA
- the murA gene encoding UDP-N-acetylglucosamine 1-carboxyvinyltransferase → MSERFLVTGGNRLAGDVVVGGAKNSVLKLMAAALLAEGTTTISNCPDILDVPLMADVLRGLGCEVELEGDVVRITTPARPDHRADFAAVRQFRASVCVLGPLVARCRKAVVALPGGDAIGSRPLDMHQAGLRLLGAQSSIEHGCVVAEADDLHGAPIRLAFPSVGATENILMAAVLAKGDTTIDNAAREPEIVDLCNMLVRMGAKISGAGSTTLRISGVPELHPTEHRCIGDRIVAATWGIAAVMTRGEMSVRGVNPKHLTLVLDKLRSAGAEVTPLPDGFHVEQKDRPRAVNFATLPYPGFPTDLQPMAIGLAAIADGTSMITENVFEARFRFVEEMVRLGADARTDGHHAVIRGVEQLSSAPVWASDIRAGAGLVLAGLCADGVTEVHDVYHIDRGYPRFVEILQELGGRIERVEVDEDRLLPR, encoded by the coding sequence GTGAGTGAACGCTTTCTTGTCACAGGTGGGAACCGGCTTGCCGGCGACGTCGTCGTCGGCGGTGCCAAGAACAGCGTGCTCAAGCTGATGGCGGCCGCATTGCTGGCCGAGGGGACCACGACGATCTCCAACTGCCCCGACATCCTCGACGTGCCGCTCATGGCGGACGTCCTGCGTGGTCTCGGCTGCGAGGTTGAGCTCGAGGGCGACGTCGTCCGCATCACCACGCCCGCACGCCCCGATCACCGCGCCGATTTCGCCGCGGTCCGGCAGTTCCGGGCGTCGGTGTGTGTGCTCGGACCTCTCGTTGCGCGATGCCGCAAGGCCGTGGTCGCCCTGCCCGGGGGAGACGCGATCGGCTCGCGACCCCTCGACATGCACCAGGCCGGCCTCCGGTTGCTCGGTGCGCAGTCGTCGATCGAGCACGGATGCGTCGTCGCCGAGGCCGACGATCTGCACGGCGCCCCCATCCGGCTGGCGTTCCCGTCGGTGGGTGCCACCGAGAACATCCTCATGGCGGCGGTCCTCGCGAAGGGGGACACCACCATCGACAACGCCGCCCGCGAACCCGAGATCGTCGATCTGTGCAACATGCTCGTACGCATGGGCGCCAAGATCTCCGGCGCGGGGTCCACGACCCTGCGCATCTCCGGCGTTCCGGAACTCCACCCGACCGAGCATCGGTGCATCGGCGACCGTATCGTCGCCGCGACGTGGGGTATCGCCGCGGTCATGACACGAGGGGAGATGTCGGTGCGCGGGGTGAACCCGAAGCATCTGACCCTCGTCCTCGACAAGCTGCGCAGCGCCGGTGCCGAGGTGACGCCGCTGCCCGACGGATTCCACGTGGAGCAGAAGGACCGGCCCCGGGCCGTCAACTTCGCGACGCTGCCGTATCCGGGTTTCCCGACCGACCTGCAGCCGATGGCGATCGGTCTCGCGGCTATCGCCGACGGCACGTCGATGATCACCGAGAACGTCTTCGAGGCGCGGTTCCGCTTCGTGGAGGAGATGGTGCGGCTCGGCGCGGATGCCCGGACCGACGGTCACCACGCAGTCATCCGTGGTGTGGAGCAGTTGTCGAGTGCACCCGTGTGGGCATCCGACATCCGCGCCGGTGCCGGCCTCGTGCTCGCCGGCCTCTGCGCCGACGGGGTCACGGAAGTGCACGACGTCTACCACATCGATCGCGGTTACCCGCGGTTCGTCGAGATCCTCCAGGAGCTCGGGGGACGGATCGAACGCGTGGAGGTCGACGAGGACCGGCTCCTGCCACGCTGA